A part of Terriglobales bacterium genomic DNA contains:
- a CDS encoding DUF962 domain-containing protein has product MFFGRSWNDWIAQYSTSHRNSINRLCHTVGIPLIILSVLLAPVAIFLAGFWKWPLSLFIVGWIFQFVGHAFEGKRPEFLHDWRFLFVGARWWVAKIRGRA; this is encoded by the coding sequence ATGTTCTTCGGACGCTCTTGGAATGACTGGATCGCCCAGTATTCGACCAGTCATCGGAACTCCATCAATCGCCTCTGCCACACAGTTGGTATTCCGCTCATTATTCTCTCGGTACTGTTAGCTCCGGTTGCAATCTTCCTCGCGGGCTTTTGGAAGTGGCCACTTTCACTCTTCATTGTTGGGTGGATCTTCCAATTCGTCGGACACGCCTTCGAAGGCAAGCGTCCGGAGTTCCTTCATGATTGGCGCTTTCTCTTTGTGGGTGCGAGATGGTGGGTGGCGAAAATACGGGGCCGAGCTTAG
- the mqnE gene encoding aminofutalosine synthase MqnE, giving the protein MSATLQSSASTGVSSTRHAFQTDDSRLRPIAEKVLANERLSFEDGLALYRSTDILAIGWLANQVRERMWSDTTFFNVNRHINPTNVCVAACRLCAFGRKKDADGAYTMALEEAWQTAASGYSEAVTEFHIVGGLHPDLPFQYFLDLISGLKERFPQVHLKAFTMVEVAFLAKRAKFSIRETLERLKAAGIDSLPGGGAEIFNERVRRVICDHKIDGDQWLETARTAHELGLKSNCTMLYGHIENEEDRVDHLVRLRELQDQTHGFQTFIPLAFHPDNTPLQHLPKTTGMLDIKQIAVGRLMLDNIPHIKAYWQMLTPKIAQISLRFGADDLDGTVIEEKIYHDAGATTPQGMRRQELERLIREAGRIPVERDTLYRPVTRTEDSFTVAV; this is encoded by the coding sequence ATGTCCGCAACGCTCCAGAGTTCGGCTTCAACTGGCGTTTCTTCCACCCGACACGCATTCCAAACGGACGATTCGCGGCTTCGCCCAATTGCGGAAAAAGTACTCGCGAACGAGCGCTTGAGTTTCGAAGATGGTCTGGCTCTGTATCGTTCCACGGACATTCTCGCCATTGGCTGGCTGGCGAATCAGGTGCGCGAGCGCATGTGGAGCGATACGACATTTTTCAACGTCAATCGTCACATCAACCCGACGAATGTCTGCGTAGCTGCCTGCCGGCTTTGCGCGTTCGGGCGAAAGAAGGATGCTGACGGCGCCTATACGATGGCGCTCGAAGAAGCGTGGCAGACTGCCGCTTCAGGATATTCAGAGGCCGTGACGGAATTTCACATCGTTGGGGGACTCCATCCTGATCTGCCGTTCCAATACTTCCTCGATCTCATTTCGGGACTGAAAGAACGTTTCCCGCAAGTTCATCTGAAAGCCTTCACCATGGTCGAAGTTGCGTTCCTGGCGAAGCGGGCGAAATTTAGTATTCGCGAAACCTTAGAGCGACTCAAAGCTGCCGGAATCGATTCCCTGCCGGGGGGCGGCGCGGAAATTTTCAACGAACGCGTGCGGCGCGTGATCTGCGACCACAAGATCGATGGCGATCAATGGCTCGAGACTGCGCGCACCGCGCATGAGCTCGGACTGAAGTCGAACTGCACGATGCTCTATGGACACATCGAGAACGAGGAAGATCGGGTAGATCATCTGGTGCGCCTGCGCGAGCTACAGGACCAAACGCACGGCTTTCAGACGTTCATCCCACTGGCATTCCACCCGGATAATACGCCGCTACAGCATCTGCCGAAGACGACTGGCATGCTCGACATCAAACAGATCGCCGTGGGTCGCCTGATGCTCGACAATATTCCACATATCAAAGCCTACTGGCAGATGCTCACGCCGAAGATCGCGCAAATTTCGCTCCGCTTCGGGGCTGATGACCTTGACGGCACCGTGATCGAAGAAAAGATCTATCACGATGCCGGGGCGACTACTCCACAGGGCATGCGCCGCCAGGAACTCGAACGGCTGATCCGCGAAGCCGGTCGGATTCCGGTTGAGCGCGACACGCTCTACCGTCCAGTTACCAGGACTGAAGATTCGTTCACAGTTGCCGTCTAG